A part of Candidatus Krumholzibacteriia bacterium genomic DNA contains:
- a CDS encoding C25 family cysteine peptidase has protein sequence MVRKLGHFLLGIIIVAIPSHAIETRNILLEGEGKGPVQVQILERSEEGLRIEFVLPSLQEEVLEIQGEEYRHYSFDGANVDGIPGQAALPIMTQLVAVPEGRGLRLRSISESVELVGQGRLLPLQAEGAENFEVDGDYYGSRSSGTQAGLELGEPAVLRDLRVVPLSFQPLSYDPSSGEIRVTSRIEVELEFQGLDSRAEVPVHRNFIPESFANLYRTTVLNSDRLLDGVEEGPGTYLMVHANSSAVLTRIQPLIEWRQKQGYNVEVVSTAQTGSSASSIKNYIQDVYDNNAVPLEFVVLIGDANGSFPVATWFEGLSGYGGEGDHYYCNLAGNDVLADIHIGRLSFTSTGSLEDIIDKIMSYETDPYMASTTWFDRAVLCGDPGSSGITCIYVHQWARDELLEEGYSDIDSIWGGNFPSQLTSNLNQGESFFSYRGYWNMSGFSTGHISALSNGTKLPFAVVITCDTGSFSSGTSRSEAFLRAPNGGAIGCIGTATIGTHTRFNNCMFNGIAHGFLNSGDYRMGPALTRGKLEMYNNYQLSQPSKVEIWSVWNNLMGDPAVEIFTAEPQVLSVNHPGSLPTGANSVPVTVFDSGMPVKNARVALFKNGEVRSTGWTNSSGQVLLGFEGASAGEMFVTVTGHNLYPYQGSLSLESQSIFVGLESTDIDDDNSGQSQGNNDGQVNPGETLELSLTLKNMGSSTASNVSATLSSSDSFASILSGSANCGDIPAGASVQADFLVEVGSYAPDAHDIGLSLLVQSGFQTWTSLVALPVMSAEFEVIASGFTGPGEDLDPGESGDFFVELYNSGSVPSGTITATLSTESPWVGISDSQAVIPSVNPGESESNSGDGFTISIADECFGGHLAAFALTLQYSNGATEVVEHVEQVGSASSNEPTGPDSYGYYAFDNSDTNYLYAPTYGWVELSPGAGGPGTDLNLSDNGWEQDDTKVVNLPFGFQYYGETFNQISVCSNGWMTMGTTSLVHYRNWNIPSAGSPENLIAPFWDNLYQSGTYSDVYTWYDTDNHRFVIEWNSLRNDWNNSYETFEVFLYDPANYETATGDGRIVFQYATVSNVDSENGYATVGIQNGDNTDGVLYTYWNQYAPGASTIASGRAIAFEPISSMELGYLGGVVTNATADTPLPGCEIYLPETGRTLYSGDDGAYWGSVEAGTYTVVARHYSFEPDTTYGVDVSIGETVNRNFSLNDILGPRIENTTVYPYTPDTAGPYVIQSNVTDYSDVASANLTYTVLGQGVPVTLPMTSAGGGGLVEASIPGQSEGSRISYWINAWDEAGNESADPAGAPGDAYVFWVTTQVDVFADDMESDQGWSVGDAGDDAETGIWTRVDPNATWYGSEQVNPEDDATDAPGVLCWITGDDAAGANQGAADVDGGKTTLFSPVLDLTDLSNVALSYRRWYTNDTGNAPGEDYWVVQVTDDGSNWVTLEDTNASDRSWAYKSFTLEDYIDMTANVRLRFIASDEGSGSVVEAGVDEFYLVGFEVPDVTDGADSSVPLRTVLLPNTPNPFNPKTEIRFGLESEGPVELDIFDASGRRITRLVDHRMDAGFHSVQWDGRNSEGRSVSSGLYFYSLKTQTERLQGKMTLLK, from the coding sequence ATGGTCAGGAAACTCGGGCACTTCCTGCTCGGTATTATCATTGTGGCAATCCCCAGCCACGCGATTGAAACCCGGAACATTCTTCTTGAAGGCGAAGGAAAGGGACCGGTTCAGGTTCAGATTCTCGAGCGCAGTGAAGAAGGGCTCCGGATTGAGTTTGTTCTTCCCTCTCTTCAGGAAGAAGTTCTGGAGATCCAGGGAGAAGAGTACCGCCACTACTCCTTTGACGGAGCCAATGTGGACGGGATTCCCGGGCAGGCCGCACTGCCGATAATGACCCAGTTGGTCGCAGTCCCCGAAGGCAGGGGCCTGAGACTGAGAAGCATCTCCGAAAGCGTGGAGCTTGTGGGCCAGGGAAGACTGCTTCCCCTTCAGGCAGAAGGTGCGGAGAACTTTGAGGTGGACGGCGACTACTATGGTTCCCGTTCCTCAGGCACACAGGCGGGTCTGGAACTCGGCGAGCCGGCTGTGCTTCGAGACCTGCGAGTGGTTCCCCTGAGCTTCCAGCCCCTGAGCTACGACCCCTCCAGCGGTGAAATTCGTGTCACCTCCCGGATCGAAGTGGAGTTGGAGTTTCAGGGCCTTGACTCCCGGGCAGAGGTTCCGGTTCATCGCAATTTCATCCCGGAGTCCTTCGCAAACCTGTATCGCACGACCGTTCTGAACAGCGACCGCCTTCTTGACGGCGTGGAAGAGGGACCGGGAACCTATCTGATGGTCCACGCCAACAGCTCAGCGGTTCTGACTCGCATCCAGCCACTGATCGAATGGCGTCAGAAGCAGGGCTACAATGTGGAAGTCGTGTCCACGGCCCAGACGGGCAGCAGCGCGAGCAGCATCAAGAACTACATCCAGGATGTTTACGACAACAACGCCGTTCCCCTGGAGTTCGTGGTTCTCATTGGTGATGCCAATGGTTCCTTCCCGGTTGCCACCTGGTTTGAGGGTCTTTCCGGCTACGGCGGCGAAGGTGATCACTACTACTGCAACCTTGCCGGCAATGATGTCCTTGCCGATATCCACATTGGAAGACTGTCTTTTACCAGCACAGGATCACTGGAAGACATCATCGACAAGATCATGTCCTATGAAACCGACCCCTACATGGCGAGCACGACCTGGTTTGACCGGGCCGTGCTCTGCGGAGATCCCGGCTCTTCGGGAATCACCTGTATCTATGTGCACCAGTGGGCGCGGGATGAACTGCTGGAGGAAGGCTATTCCGATATCGACTCCATCTGGGGCGGCAACTTCCCAAGCCAGTTGACCAGCAACCTGAATCAGGGAGAGAGCTTCTTCTCCTATCGCGGCTACTGGAACATGAGCGGTTTCTCCACGGGTCACATTTCTGCGCTGAGCAACGGGACCAAACTTCCCTTTGCCGTGGTGATCACCTGTGACACCGGTTCTTTCAGCAGCGGAACCTCCCGGTCCGAGGCCTTCCTTCGAGCTCCCAACGGTGGGGCTATCGGTTGTATCGGGACAGCGACCATTGGAACCCACACCCGCTTCAACAACTGCATGTTCAACGGGATCGCTCACGGCTTCCTGAACTCCGGCGACTACCGAATGGGTCCTGCCCTGACCCGCGGAAAGCTGGAGATGTACAACAACTACCAGCTTTCCCAGCCCAGCAAGGTGGAGATCTGGTCCGTGTGGAACAACCTGATGGGAGATCCGGCTGTGGAGATCTTTACGGCCGAGCCTCAGGTGCTTTCCGTAAACCACCCCGGCAGTTTGCCCACAGGGGCGAATTCCGTACCCGTAACCGTCTTTGACTCCGGGATGCCTGTGAAAAACGCACGGGTCGCCCTGTTCAAGAATGGCGAAGTCCGGTCCACGGGCTGGACAAACTCCAGCGGGCAAGTGCTTCTCGGATTCGAGGGAGCCAGTGCGGGAGAGATGTTTGTCACCGTGACCGGGCACAACCTCTATCCCTACCAGGGAAGCCTGAGTCTGGAAAGCCAGTCGATCTTTGTGGGCCTTGAGTCCACGGACATCGACGACGACAACTCCGGGCAGAGTCAGGGAAACAACGACGGTCAGGTGAACCCGGGAGAAACCCTGGAACTCAGCCTGACCCTGAAGAACATGGGTTCTTCCACGGCCAGCAATGTCTCGGCAACGCTGTCCAGCTCCGACTCCTTTGCGAGCATCCTGTCAGGCTCCGCCAACTGCGGAGACATTCCGGCAGGTGCTAGCGTTCAGGCCGACTTCCTCGTGGAAGTGGGTTCCTACGCGCCGGATGCGCATGACATCGGGCTCAGCCTTCTGGTCCAGTCCGGATTCCAGACTTGGACATCGCTGGTAGCCTTGCCCGTAATGAGCGCCGAGTTTGAAGTGATCGCTTCCGGCTTCACCGGACCGGGCGAAGATCTGGATCCCGGAGAGAGCGGCGATTTCTTCGTGGAGCTTTACAATTCAGGCTCCGTTCCCAGTGGGACAATCACCGCAACACTGAGCACCGAGAGCCCCTGGGTGGGAATCTCCGACTCTCAGGCTGTGATTCCCTCGGTCAACCCCGGCGAGTCGGAATCCAATTCCGGTGACGGCTTTACGATCAGCATCGCAGACGAGTGCTTCGGTGGCCACCTGGCGGCCTTTGCCCTGACCCTGCAATACAGCAACGGGGCAACGGAAGTCGTGGAGCATGTCGAGCAGGTGGGAAGCGCCAGTTCGAATGAGCCGACCGGGCCGGACAGCTACGGCTACTACGCCTTCGACAACAGTGACACCAACTACCTCTATGCGCCGACCTACGGATGGGTGGAACTGAGTCCAGGTGCCGGTGGACCGGGAACAGACCTCAACCTGTCGGACAATGGCTGGGAGCAGGACGACACAAAGGTGGTGAACCTGCCCTTCGGTTTCCAGTACTACGGCGAGACCTTCAACCAGATCTCCGTGTGTTCGAACGGCTGGATGACGATGGGTACCACCTCGCTGGTGCATTACCGGAACTGGAACATTCCCAGTGCGGGAAGCCCGGAGAACCTGATTGCGCCCTTCTGGGACAACCTTTACCAGTCGGGCACCTACAGCGATGTCTACACCTGGTACGACACGGACAACCACCGTTTTGTCATTGAGTGGAACTCGCTTCGCAATGACTGGAACAACAGTTACGAGACCTTTGAGGTTTTCCTCTACGATCCCGCTAACTACGAGACGGCCACCGGCGACGGACGCATCGTTTTCCAGTATGCAACCGTGAGCAATGTGGACAGCGAAAACGGCTATGCGACGGTCGGGATCCAGAATGGAGACAACACCGATGGTGTTCTCTACACTTACTGGAACCAGTACGCGCCGGGTGCGTCCACGATCGCCAGCGGTCGGGCCATCGCCTTCGAGCCGATTTCCTCCATGGAGTTGGGCTACCTGGGAGGCGTGGTCACCAACGCCACTGCGGACACGCCGCTTCCGGGTTGTGAGATCTATCTCCCGGAAACCGGCCGCACACTCTACAGCGGCGATGATGGCGCCTACTGGGGTAGCGTGGAAGCGGGAACCTATACCGTGGTTGCGCGCCACTATAGTTTCGAGCCGGACACGACCTACGGTGTGGATGTGTCCATCGGGGAGACCGTGAACCGGAACTTCTCCCTGAACGATATTCTGGGACCGCGCATCGAGAACACCACGGTGTATCCCTACACACCGGACACCGCGGGCCCCTATGTCATTCAATCCAATGTGACCGATTATTCCGATGTGGCCTCAGCGAACCTGACCTACACGGTTCTTGGCCAGGGGGTTCCGGTCACTCTTCCCATGACTTCTGCCGGTGGCGGAGGCCTTGTGGAGGCATCGATTCCCGGTCAAAGCGAGGGCAGCCGGATTTCCTACTGGATTAATGCCTGGGACGAGGCGGGCAACGAGTCCGCTGATCCTGCAGGCGCCCCGGGCGATGCCTATGTCTTCTGGGTGACCACGCAGGTGGATGTCTTTGCCGATGACATGGAAAGCGACCAAGGCTGGAGTGTGGGAGATGCCGGCGACGACGCAGAGACCGGGATCTGGACCCGCGTGGACCCCAACGCTACCTGGTATGGCAGCGAGCAGGTCAACCCCGAAGACGATGCAACGGACGCCCCGGGCGTTCTCTGCTGGATCACGGGCGACGACGCTGCGGGTGCAAACCAGGGTGCTGCTGACGTGGATGGCGGCAAGACCACGCTCTTTAGCCCCGTCCTTGATCTCACGGATCTCAGCAATGTGGCCCTGAGCTATCGTCGCTGGTATACCAACGACACGGGCAATGCTCCCGGAGAGGATTACTGGGTGGTTCAGGTCACCGATGATGGAAGTAACTGGGTGACGCTGGAAGATACCAACGCCAGTGACCGGAGCTGGGCCTACAAGAGCTTCACTCTCGAGGACTACATTGACATGACCGCCAATGTTCGCCTGCGATTTATCGCATCGGACGAGGGCTCCGGCTCCGTGGTTGAGGCAGGCGTGGATGAGTTCTACCTTGTGGGCTTCGAGGTTCCCGATGTTACCGACGGTGCGGACTCATCGGTACCGCTCCGCACGGTACTGCTTCCCAACACGCCCAACCCCTTTAATCCGAAGACAGAGATTCGCTTCGGGCTGGAGTCGGAGGGTCCGGTGGAACTGGATATCTTCGATGCCAGCGGTCGCCGCATCACCCGTCTTGTGGATCACAGGATGGACGCGGGCTTCCACTCCGTTCAGTGGGATGGACGAAACAGTGAGGGCCGATCCGTCAGTTCCGGGCTCTACTTCTACTCACTGAAGACACAGACCGAACGCCTGCAAGGCAAGATGACGCTCCTCAAATAG
- a CDS encoding amidohydrolase has product MKLSEKDRKELRRLRRQIHRFPELGFQETMTAELVLDTLHNENIECRGEVGKTGVVAHIQGEKPGPLLLLRADMDALPIQEVAGRDYGSTHPGIMHACGHDGHTATLLVVLNYLQRNRETLHGSVRALFQPAEEGLGGAPAMIADGALENPRPDIAFGLHYWSQMPVGTVGVAAGAVMASVDEFHIKVKGKGGHAAAPHECVDPILASSALVCALQQIVSRRSDPLKAVALTVGKFQGGTSFNIIPEEVQLSGTVRCLDSDVWETIPGQIEEVIQGTLKAHACSYELEYLRTNIPLVNQEEACEQVRQVARDVVGEDRLLEGGKTLGGEDMADILKLVPGCYFFVGSGSGGFDAPHHHPSFDLDERALETGAEMLIGLTEKILSGSG; this is encoded by the coding sequence GTGAAACTCAGTGAAAAAGACCGCAAAGAGCTTCGACGCCTGAGGCGACAGATCCACCGTTTTCCGGAACTGGGCTTTCAGGAAACGATGACTGCTGAACTGGTTCTCGACACCCTTCATAATGAGAATATCGAGTGTCGCGGCGAAGTAGGCAAGACCGGAGTCGTCGCCCACATCCAGGGAGAAAAGCCCGGGCCTCTGCTGCTCTTGCGAGCCGACATGGATGCTCTCCCGATTCAGGAAGTAGCGGGAAGGGACTACGGTTCCACTCATCCGGGTATCATGCACGCCTGTGGACATGACGGGCACACGGCCACGCTTCTTGTGGTCTTGAACTACCTGCAAAGAAACCGGGAGACTCTGCACGGCTCTGTCCGCGCACTCTTTCAGCCCGCAGAAGAAGGCTTGGGCGGAGCGCCGGCCATGATCGCTGATGGCGCTCTGGAAAATCCCCGGCCGGACATCGCCTTTGGCCTTCATTACTGGAGCCAGATGCCGGTGGGGACGGTGGGGGTGGCCGCAGGAGCCGTCATGGCCAGTGTCGATGAGTTTCACATCAAGGTGAAGGGCAAGGGGGGACACGCCGCCGCCCCCCATGAGTGCGTTGACCCGATTCTGGCCTCCTCGGCACTGGTCTGCGCCCTTCAGCAGATTGTCAGCCGAAGGAGCGATCCCCTGAAAGCGGTCGCCCTGACCGTGGGTAAGTTTCAGGGCGGGACTTCCTTCAACATCATTCCCGAAGAAGTCCAGCTATCCGGGACGGTTCGCTGTCTTGATTCTGATGTATGGGAAACGATTCCCGGCCAGATCGAGGAAGTGATTCAGGGAACCCTGAAGGCGCACGCCTGCAGCTATGAACTGGAATACCTGCGGACCAACATCCCTCTGGTCAATCAGGAAGAAGCCTGCGAGCAAGTTCGACAGGTGGCGCGCGATGTCGTCGGGGAAGACCGATTGCTTGAAGGCGGGAAGACCTTGGGTGGCGAAGATATGGCGGACATTCTCAAGCTCGTCCCGGGTTGTTACTTTTTTGTCGGCTCCGGCTCAGGGGGTTTTGACGCGCCCCACCATCACCCCTCCTTTGACCTCGATGAGCGTGCGCTGGAAACCGGTGCAGAAATGCTGATCGGACTTACGGAGAAGATCCTCAGCGGGTCAGGGTAA
- a CDS encoding ABC transporter substrate-binding protein, which produces MEIQLAHSPDPDDAFMFYGLAKGLVDSGPYRFTHILQDIESLNRRCLKQELHISAVSIHAFAYLQEHYGLLSSGASMGDGYGPMLVARPGLDLETVKSKTIAIPGTLTSAFLALQMAIGPFEHEVLPFDEIIEAIVDGRFEAGLIIHEGQLTYERDGLQLLLDLGIWWGDETGGLPLPLGGNAVRRDLGRERMEELNVILRNSIAYSLEHRKEAVDYALDFGRGLDRDMADEFVGMYVNELTLDYGKRGRESIRLFLDRAHKEGYLPQPIEVEFIG; this is translated from the coding sequence ATGGAAATACAGCTCGCCCACAGCCCGGATCCCGATGATGCTTTTATGTTCTACGGACTTGCCAAGGGTCTTGTGGACAGCGGGCCCTATCGCTTCACACACATTCTGCAGGACATTGAAAGCCTGAATCGGCGCTGCCTGAAGCAGGAACTGCACATCTCGGCCGTCTCGATTCACGCCTTTGCCTACCTTCAGGAACACTATGGGCTCCTTTCCAGCGGGGCCAGCATGGGAGACGGTTACGGTCCCATGCTCGTGGCTCGCCCCGGCCTGGATCTGGAAACGGTGAAATCGAAAACCATCGCCATCCCTGGAACCCTGACCAGCGCCTTCCTGGCCCTTCAAATGGCCATAGGTCCCTTTGAACATGAGGTGCTTCCCTTTGACGAGATCATCGAAGCCATCGTGGATGGGCGCTTCGAAGCCGGGCTGATCATTCACGAAGGACAACTCACCTACGAGCGCGACGGGCTGCAACTGCTTCTGGATCTCGGGATTTGGTGGGGTGATGAAACCGGAGGTCTTCCCCTTCCTCTGGGGGGAAACGCCGTGCGACGGGATCTCGGGCGCGAGCGCATGGAGGAGCTGAATGTCATCCTTCGTAACAGCATCGCCTACAGCCTGGAGCACCGGAAGGAAGCGGTGGACTACGCTCTGGACTTCGGACGCGGACTGGATCGCGACATGGCCGACGAGTTTGTGGGTATGTATGTCAACGAACTGACGCTGGACTACGGCAAGCGCGGGCGGGAGTCGATCCGTCTCTTCCTGGATCGCGCGCACAAAGAGGGCTATCTGCCCCAGCCTATCGAAGTGGAGTTCATCGGGTGA
- a CDS encoding Rieske 2Fe-2S domain-containing protein — MSEKDLLLVCEMEDLPAGEARGFIVDGFTLVLVNTGDAVYALEDSCPHQGALLSEGEVSDTHLCCHEHGWVVDLLSGAVQERGWTQVASFPVEIQNGKVFVQLA; from the coding sequence GTGAGCGAAAAGGATCTTCTTCTGGTTTGCGAAATGGAGGATCTGCCCGCCGGTGAAGCGAGAGGTTTCATCGTGGACGGCTTTACCCTGGTTTTGGTGAACACGGGAGACGCAGTTTACGCCCTGGAGGACTCCTGTCCCCATCAGGGCGCCCTCTTGTCTGAAGGTGAAGTGAGCGACACCCATCTCTGCTGTCATGAGCACGGTTGGGTTGTGGACCTTCTGAGTGGCGCCGTTCAGGAGCGGGGCTGGACCCAGGTTGCGAGTTTTCCCGTGGAAATACAGAACGGGAAGGTCTTTGTCCAACTGGCCTGA
- the elbB gene encoding isoprenoid biosynthesis glyoxalase ElbB produces the protein MSKVGVLLSGCGVYDGAEIHESVITLLALDRAGADVLMVAPDVELEVVDHLSGEQSGERRNVLKESARIARGEIKALRDLSADDIDALILPGGFGAAKNLSDFATRGAEAVAIPEVARILREMRAAGKPIGAICIAPSVLAAALGEDEPGLKLTIGNDEATAGVLEELGASHENCEVHRFVVDEERKIVSTPAYMLAERISEAAEGIERLVVEVLRLVVSE, from the coding sequence ATGTCAAAGGTAGGAGTTCTGCTTTCAGGGTGCGGCGTTTACGATGGCGCCGAAATCCACGAGTCCGTCATTACCCTGCTGGCCCTGGATCGGGCCGGCGCCGATGTGCTGATGGTTGCTCCCGATGTGGAACTGGAGGTGGTGGACCACCTCAGTGGCGAACAGAGCGGCGAGCGTCGCAATGTCCTGAAAGAGTCGGCCCGTATTGCCCGCGGGGAAATCAAGGCCCTGCGCGATCTCTCGGCAGATGACATTGACGCTCTGATTCTTCCCGGGGGCTTTGGCGCCGCCAAGAATCTCAGCGATTTTGCCACTCGGGGAGCCGAGGCGGTCGCCATTCCTGAAGTGGCCCGCATTCTTCGAGAGATGCGAGCAGCGGGGAAGCCTATCGGCGCAATCTGTATTGCCCCCTCAGTTCTGGCCGCCGCACTGGGCGAAGACGAGCCCGGCCTAAAGCTGACGATCGGAAACGATGAAGCCACGGCAGGGGTCCTGGAGGAATTGGGCGCCTCGCATGAAAACTGCGAAGTGCATCGTTTTGTCGTCGATGAAGAAAGAAAAATCGTAAGCACGCCCGCCTATATGTTGGCCGAACGCATCAGTGAGGCAGCAGAAGGAATCGAGCGTTTGGTGGTGGAAGTACTTCGACTGGTGGTTTCTGAATGA
- a CDS encoding O-methyltransferase: MSIHSKPLSDYLQGLALRDEDPILAEMHALAREKGFPIIGPEVGRFLFQLASLMGAQRIFELGSGFGYSALWFSRALPENGEIYLTDGDPENTKLSKEFLARAGQAEKATFLGGYAQDLLQVTPGLFDIVFCDIDKEQYPEIPDLLGNHLRVGGALVIDNLIWGGDVADPQNREISTQGIRAFTDRIWNSPDYLCSLLPIRDGVGLCLRLR; this comes from the coding sequence ATGAGTATCCACTCAAAGCCCCTAAGCGACTACCTTCAGGGTCTAGCCCTGCGCGACGAAGATCCGATTCTTGCGGAAATGCACGCACTGGCCAGGGAGAAAGGCTTTCCCATCATCGGCCCGGAGGTCGGTCGCTTTCTCTTTCAGTTGGCATCGCTTATGGGCGCGCAAAGGATTTTCGAACTGGGTTCCGGTTTTGGCTACTCGGCACTCTGGTTTTCCCGAGCCTTGCCCGAAAATGGCGAAATCTATCTGACCGACGGCGATCCCGAAAACACGAAGCTCTCGAAGGAATTTCTGGCGCGCGCCGGACAGGCGGAGAAGGCCACTTTTCTTGGCGGCTACGCCCAGGATCTTCTCCAGGTGACTCCGGGTCTCTTTGACATTGTCTTCTGCGACATTGACAAGGAGCAGTACCCGGAAATCCCCGATCTTCTGGGAAACCACCTGCGCGTAGGCGGCGCTCTGGTAATCGACAACCTGATCTGGGGAGGCGATGTGGCTGACCCGCAGAACCGGGAAATCAGTACCCAAGGCATCCGGGCCTTTACCGACAGGATCTGGAACAGCCCGGATTACCTCTGCAGCCTTCTTCCCATCCGCGATGGAGTGGGCCTTTGTCTGAGGTTGCGATGA
- a CDS encoding carbonic anhydrase yields MNPEETLAFILDGNARFARGESKHPPSRQALELDQKPLAVVLGCSDSRVPPERVFDCAPGDLFVVRVAGNILDDVVLGSIEYAAGYLGVSLILVLGHSSCGAVAAARTGHGEGNLSFIVGEIEPALDELREEEHAAEKANARRSARGLPSQSPQIEQAISSGKLKVQAALFDLETARVELLEP; encoded by the coding sequence ATGAATCCGGAAGAAACCCTGGCATTCATTCTGGACGGGAACGCTCGCTTTGCCCGGGGGGAAAGCAAACACCCACCTTCCCGCCAGGCGCTGGAACTGGATCAGAAGCCCCTTGCCGTGGTTCTCGGTTGTTCTGACTCCCGGGTTCCCCCGGAGCGGGTCTTCGACTGCGCCCCCGGCGATCTCTTTGTGGTTCGCGTGGCGGGGAACATTCTGGATGATGTGGTTCTCGGGAGCATCGAGTATGCCGCAGGGTATCTGGGCGTCTCCCTGATTCTCGTTCTCGGACACTCTTCCTGCGGTGCCGTGGCCGCCGCCCGGACAGGTCACGGAGAAGGGAACCTTTCCTTTATTGTAGGGGAGATCGAACCCGCGCTTGATGAGTTGCGGGAGGAAGAGCACGCGGCAGAAAAGGCCAATGCGCGCCGCTCCGCTCGGGGCCTGCCAAGCCAAAGCCCTCAAATCGAGCAGGCGATTTCATCCGGAAAACTCAAGGTGCAGGCGGCACTATTTGACCTGGAGACTGCACGGGTGGAACTGCTGGAACCCTAG
- a CDS encoding cbb3-type cytochrome c oxidase N-terminal domain-containing protein codes for MTEKQDVILDHDYDGIQEYDNRLPNWWLAILYGTVVFSLAYWLFMHTFGIGNLQVEKYEHEMKAATEMLLAQSAGEEVTDESLRLMAELPETVSLGAELYSQYCAVCHSTKGEGLVGPNLTDKYWIHGGKPTDIHRVISEGVLSKGMAAWGSQLGPTRVEALSAFLLSIQNMEIPGKAAEGELMK; via the coding sequence ATGACTGAGAAACAGGATGTCATTTTAGATCACGACTACGACGGGATTCAGGAGTACGACAACCGTCTGCCTAACTGGTGGCTTGCCATTCTCTACGGAACGGTCGTCTTCTCCCTGGCCTACTGGCTCTTCATGCACACCTTCGGGATTGGAAATCTCCAGGTCGAGAAGTATGAGCACGAAATGAAAGCCGCCACGGAAATGCTTCTGGCCCAGAGCGCCGGGGAAGAAGTCACGGATGAGTCCCTTCGCCTGATGGCGGAACTTCCGGAAACCGTAAGCCTGGGTGCTGAGCTCTATTCCCAGTACTGCGCGGTCTGCCACTCTACGAAAGGCGAAGGACTGGTGGGTCCCAACCTCACCGACAAGTATTGGATCCACGGCGGCAAGCCCACGGATATCCATCGCGTGATCTCCGAGGGCGTGCTCTCCAAGGGAATGGCGGCCTGGGGCAGCCAGTTGGGCCCGACCCGTGTGGAAGCCTTGAGCGCCTTCCTACTCAGTATTCAAAACATGGAGATTCCGGGCAAGGCAGCAGAGGGTGAGTTGATGAAGTAG